In one Paramisgurnus dabryanus chromosome 21, PD_genome_1.1, whole genome shotgun sequence genomic region, the following are encoded:
- the csrp1a gene encoding cysteine and glycine-rich protein 1a codes for MPLGGGNKCGCCQKTVYFAEEVQCEGRSFHRSCFLCMVCRKNLDSTTVATHENEVYCKSCYGKKYGPKGYGYGAGAGTLSMDKGESLGIQSQEPQPHQPTNNPNTSKFAQKFGSSDVCPRCSKAVYAAEKVIGAGNAWHRGCFRCAKCGKGLESTTLADKDGEIFCKACYAKSFGPKGFGYGQGAGALSHTQ; via the exons ATGCCTCTTGGAGGAGGAAATAAATGTGGCTGCTGTCAGAAAACCGTCTACTTTGCAGAGGAAGTTCAATGTGAAGGGCGGAGCTTCCACAGATCCTGTTTCCTGTGCA TGGTCTGCAGGAAAAATCTCGACAGCACTACTGTGGCCACCCATGAGAACGAGGTCTATTGCAAGTCCTGTTACGGCAAAAAATACGGGCCCAAGGGTTATGGATACGGCGCTGGTGCAGGAACTCTAAGCATGGACAAAGGAGAGTCCCTGGGCATTCAATCTCAGGA ACCTCAACCACACCAGCCGACCAATAACCCCAACACATCCAAGTTTGCTCAAAAGTTTGGGAGCTCCGATGTGTGTCCACGTTGCAGTAAGGCCGTTTATGCTGCCGAGAAAGTCATAGGGGCAGGAAAT gcATGGCATAGGGGTTGTTTCCGGTGTGCCAAGTGCGGTAAAGGGCTCGAGTCCACAACTTTAGCTGACAAGGATGGAGAAATCTTTTGTAAAG CTTGCTATGCAAAAAGCTTTGGACCGAAGGGTTTTGGATACGGTCAAGGGGCCGGCGCGCTGTCACACACTCAATAG